The following are from one region of the Polynucleobacter sp. MWH-CaK5 genome:
- a CDS encoding biopolymer transporter ExbD, whose translation MLFRQNHRSLFSSGKSSAPNSQQQAPEINLIAFIDVLLVILIFLMISTTFTRYQELSITLPAAEGAASKSKPKDISVAISSDGRVAIDGKRVAMEQLTQSLSQSAKNTGGDNGPMVIIAADGKAPHQAVMQVMEAARNANLPNIVFATQSKSK comes from the coding sequence ATGCTCTTTCGTCAAAATCATCGCAGCCTTTTTTCCTCAGGGAAATCAAGCGCTCCCAATAGTCAGCAACAAGCTCCTGAAATCAATCTAATTGCTTTCATCGATGTTCTGTTGGTGATATTGATCTTCTTGATGATCTCTACAACTTTCACACGCTATCAAGAACTATCAATCACCTTGCCAGCTGCAGAAGGTGCTGCATCAAAAAGCAAACCAAAAGATATCTCTGTTGCAATCTCTTCAGATGGTCGAGTAGCGATTGATGGCAAACGAGTAGCGATGGAACAGCTGACCCAAAGCTTGAGTCAATCAGCAAAAAACACTGGTGGCGACAATGGCCCCATGGTGATCATTGCTGCCGACGGTAAAGCGCCTCATCAAGCTGTGATGCAAGTGATGGAAGCCGCGCGCAATGCAAATTTGCCGAACATCGTGTTTGCCACTCAATCAAAGTCAAAGTAG
- the lpxK gene encoding tetraacyldisaccharide 4'-kinase yields MSQQKITQNTQALQAPTFWEKRGLKALLLWPASLIFSWLTGFRKALYAMGILRSEAISVPLVIVGNIRVGGTGKTPTVLAIAKTLHLHGFKPGIISRGYQSNSSNAQSAPEEVTPESSPIEHGDEPCYMAQELADQKIPVMVHSHRVNAAKALMIKHPDVNVIISDDGLQHYKLKRWPAREGGRDIELVVRDARGEGNQWLMPAGPLREKPQRARDFTLNIVGAEDTSKALPPYFQDAPNFVLPVKTDWLYQLATPSHRMALSEITQLLDPSEDSEKQLLAAAGLGNPKKFFDLLRSTGLKFQEMALPDHFDFATNPFKENTAKVILITEKDAVKCKQLNDYKDDERIWILPITVDLPKDFVEQMVEILKRPKP; encoded by the coding sequence ATGAGCCAACAAAAAATTACTCAAAACACACAAGCTCTTCAAGCGCCTACCTTTTGGGAAAAAAGAGGTTTAAAAGCGCTTTTGCTATGGCCAGCATCTCTTATTTTTAGCTGGCTCACAGGCTTCAGAAAAGCTCTGTATGCCATGGGTATACTTAGAAGTGAAGCGATCTCTGTGCCCCTGGTGATCGTTGGAAATATTCGCGTTGGCGGCACCGGAAAAACACCCACAGTTTTAGCCATTGCAAAAACTTTGCATCTTCATGGTTTTAAGCCAGGCATCATTTCTCGTGGCTATCAAAGCAATTCATCAAATGCTCAGTCAGCTCCAGAAGAAGTCACTCCAGAATCTTCACCAATCGAGCACGGTGATGAGCCTTGCTATATGGCCCAAGAATTGGCTGATCAAAAAATTCCGGTGATGGTTCACAGCCATCGCGTGAATGCAGCAAAAGCATTGATGATCAAACATCCTGATGTGAATGTGATCATCAGTGATGATGGCCTTCAGCATTACAAGCTGAAACGTTGGCCTGCACGAGAAGGTGGCAGAGACATTGAACTGGTCGTTCGCGATGCCAGAGGAGAAGGTAATCAATGGCTGATGCCTGCCGGACCGCTACGAGAAAAACCTCAGCGTGCACGCGACTTCACCTTGAACATTGTTGGCGCCGAAGACACAAGCAAAGCTTTGCCGCCCTACTTTCAGGATGCCCCAAATTTTGTACTGCCCGTTAAAACCGATTGGCTTTATCAGTTGGCAACACCAAGTCATCGAATGGCTTTGAGTGAAATCACTCAACTGCTCGATCCAAGCGAAGATTCTGAGAAACAGTTGTTAGCTGCAGCAGGCTTGGGCAATCCGAAGAAATTCTTTGATTTATTGAGATCAACTGGTTTGAAGTTTCAAGAAATGGCGTTACCAGATCATTTTGACTTTGCCACCAATCCATTCAAAGAAAATACTGCGAAAGTGATACTCATCACTGAGAAGGATGCCGTAAAATGCAAACAACTCAACGACTATAAGGATGATGAGCGTATCTGGATTTTGCCTATCACGGTGGATTTGCCAAAAGACTTTGTTGAACAAATGGTTGAGATTTTAAAAAGACCAAAGCCTTGA
- a CDS encoding MotA/TolQ/ExbB proton channel family protein: MYTILIAAGWPVWPLLITSILALAILLERIWFLQAKRITPPQLLEGAIQLASSGALKQPKTAQDATKALSDAAPLGQILAAALLEKANGGSEDKIIAAMQDAAESVTILLERYLGALATIATIAPLLGLFGTVVGMIEIFGSQQGVGANPQQLANGISIALYNTAFGLLIAIPAYAGWRGLKAMAEKRQRECDVAAKKLLAHLNSI, translated from the coding sequence ATGTACACAATTCTTATTGCCGCTGGCTGGCCAGTTTGGCCCTTATTGATCACATCCATCCTTGCTTTGGCGATTCTTTTGGAAAGAATCTGGTTTTTACAGGCCAAACGGATCACACCACCCCAATTATTAGAAGGCGCTATCCAATTAGCCAGTTCTGGGGCTCTAAAACAGCCTAAAACCGCTCAAGACGCTACCAAAGCATTATCAGATGCTGCGCCCCTTGGACAGATTTTGGCTGCGGCCCTATTGGAAAAAGCAAACGGTGGCTCAGAGGACAAAATCATTGCAGCGATGCAAGATGCCGCCGAATCCGTCACTATTTTGTTGGAACGCTATTTAGGTGCCCTGGCAACGATTGCAACGATTGCGCCTCTTTTAGGCTTGTTTGGTACGGTTGTTGGCATGATTGAAATTTTTGGCAGCCAGCAAGGTGTTGGTGCCAACCCTCAACAATTGGCCAACGGTATTTCAATTGCTTTGTATAACACCGCCTTTGGCTTGTTAATTGCCATTCCAGCATACGCAGGTTGGAGAGGTCTCAAAGCCATGGCTGAAAAGCGCCAACGTGAGTGTGATGTTGCTGCAAAAAAATTACTCGCTCACTTGAACAGCATATAA